ATTCTTAACCACGTATGCTGGGACAGTTGTAAACCGGCAACCCCCATATAACCCCACAGGAAGTGGGAATTTGTTCTCCCAAACCAAACTCATGTATGCCTGCTATTCTGGGCTGTACTGTGTACATTGTGACCTAAAAGGGTCTTTCCCCAGTTCCTAAATTGAAAGCCTACTTTAAGTTTTGGCAAAGTGAAAAATTCAGTTGAAAACATAATGTTAtatattacactttttttttgttttgccttgcTGAAATTATTCTGTCAGCTCTCTTCCGGTTCCGAACCCATTTTGTTATCATGTTGACTAGGGGTGTTGCTGGGGTTGACATCCTCAGGCAATAGTCAAATACAGTGTGCCGACTTGCGCTGTGTCTGTGGCGCAGCTGACACCTCACCAAACACATATACACTCCACAACATTGTTACTTTACTAACTTCCTTGGGCAATCAAGTATGTGTCAAGTATCAGACCCATGCACTTTGAACTAATCATAAATCATAAACACCACTATGTTGCTCTATAATAACACATTGTAGATGCATTCTAGGATTGTTGCCGTAATAAGACTGCAGATGTTCCTGTGTTCTCCGGTGCGTCTCTTATGTTTGTTATCCATCTTTCAGGAAGTTTCAGCCTTACGTGCACGGCCATTCAAAGAATCCTCAAGCCAATGAATCAATCGCAAAACCATCCGAGGACAGGATGCTGTTGCATCACTGCCAGACAAAGAACCCAGTAGTGGTGAGTAACCAAAGATAATTTTTGGTTTCTTTGCTTTGATTTCATCACTGGTGGATTATCTGAATAAATGAGTCCGTTCGTTGATCTTCCAGAAACGCCCCGTGCCTGCAGACAGTCTACAAGCTCTGGCTGCAAAGAGACAAAGACAAAGCGATCACAGGACACAACAGCAGCCAGTTGTGAATGGACATTTGAACAATAAGGGAGCACCTGTCACTGCACCCCTTAGTTTCCACACTAAACCGGATTTCCAAGGGACTAATAACACCGGAGGGAGCTACGTTGGAGACCACCAGCACGGTTCTCCTCTAGCGCCTAAGGTGTCAAGCAAAATATCAGAGACCAACAAGAACAGAACCAAAGCGATAAGCCACGAGCCGCCTCCGGCTGAGTCGGAATGCGCTCAGCAGCAGAGAAAGAAGAAATCCAAAAAGCACAAAGAGAAGGAGCGGGAAAGGTTGAAAGGCCACCAGGACAAAACGTGGTCGACAGACAGTCCGGATCTCAAGCACGACCAGGACAAGCTTGGGAGTAAGGCCCTTATGCTAAATTTCATGCACCTGCGTAATCtaattgtcagtaaggtgggggctttaggacccagatgcgggaaggcagggcaaggaggcagaggtgcagtccaaaaagacgttttaatatctactcaaaaaaactaacttcaaaatacaaaataaactgaactaacaaaacatgaagctaaacatgacaaaacaactaaggcgagactaacaacatgacatggatcctgatcaggagaagaggtcagcgtgacgtggcgaaagacttacgacagttgcaacagcaaaaatgaaccgacacagacaggggggagacaaccgactaaatacaccaacactaatgacatgacaagacacacctggctgagggcactgattggatgacacatgagggtaatggggaaaggtggacacaatcagggttgacacagacaccacacgaggaagggcaagtgaccagaaacgagaggagtcagacttttcacaataaaacaggaaatgacaagacaaggggaaaacatgacagggagtaaacaagactgaaaataaacatgacactaaTGAGATCCAAAACAAGAACTAGAGACAAAATCCtgcctttacaaaaataatagggCTCAACTTTTAGAAAGCCGGTtccttaattttatttattatgatggTGTAGAAATGCACTGCATTTACCTGAGATGATTCTTTGGCTTCTAAAACACACCTCAGTATGCTGCAAATCACACCTACAATAAtaaagagattaaaataatGGCATCCATAATCtgactgtcaatcaaaactgagcatgaTTATAAAACAAGGTTTTCTCACGTTAGTTTTATGCAAAACATGCACTAGGGTGCAGAATTATAGTCATGTTATTCCTGCGATCTCATCTTAACTATAGTCATTTGTTTTCACTACATgaataaaattgacaaaatcAAGTACAGTATACCGTTTTTAATCTTGCATTATATGACATTATCACTGTTCATTGTATATTCTTATCCGTCCACTGCAAACTAGCAATTAAACCACACCACTGAGACCCATAATCAACCCAGGTAGCCTCCCAGTGCGCTCATCCAGTATAACCTCCTAAACACGGGTGTGTTTGCACCCCTGAGATCTCTCTCTGTCTCGCCCTCTGGAGTGTTTGGCCTGTTATGCTCCTGACTCACTCAACAACAGCTCTTTAGCTCCCGAAAGTGACACCTCCCATGATGCCTCCCACCTCTGAATTCGTCAGTGGGTCCAAATGGACATTTTAAGTGTTATGCACTGTGGGTTACTTTACTGACTCATGCTGTTAATATCTTAATCTATTGTTTGttgcctgtgtgtgtttttagattgcgACATCACTAATGACATggacttggtggagaaaccggATTATGTGCAGTAAGTGTAAACATGTTTTGTCTTGTGATTgcttatatttgactttattttactGTAACCCGCCATATCCAAGATAAATTTCACATTACACTAATAGTCAACTGCAGATGGGGTGAGGTGTCTAATAGcctattttaaaatgatttttttgaaatatcAAACAATCTTTTTAGTCTACCAATTCCTATGATGTGAAACTGAGGTTTAGGCAACAACCAAAGAAGACTAAAGACTAGTTTCTGTACAACAAAACAATGTGGAGTAATCACATTAAAGTACCGGGATGCAAATTATACTTGCTTATAATTTAAGATCGTCTTTGACACTTTCCAAAAACTAATTCTCATCACACACTTATACTGCAAAATTTTATTCACTTGTGCAGTCTGCCTCTgtatgtgctgctgttttggttagcagccTTTGAAACTTCCATGTTGGTGTGAATAATAGCActtatggacaaaaataattgcAGTTGCAACCCTTTTTTTAAGTAGGTGCACATTAATgcagaaaacattttcaaattattatttgttcAAATCAAGTATAAATTGGTTGTCTGCCTATTCATATGAGACACTAGCTGGACATGTCAATATAAAGAATTTGCTTCTTGCTAAATTAGCTCTCTGCAATAAGTGCATTGGTGAAAGTGAAGTTTTGAAAGAAATGTCTGTGTAACGCTGCCATCTTGTGTCGCAAAATGGAGTTGCAGCATCCCAAAGTTACAACGGTTAGAAATAAGAAATGTACTGCTTTTAGTGGGATTAATCCGAATGGCTTGTTGTAGATGATTGTTGGCACACACTAAATTGGTTGTCTATTTGCAGCACATATGTCAGGATCACAAGCGCGGAGCAACGGCAGCAGTACCAGGAGGATTTCAGCGCGGAGTACGACGAGTACAAAGACCTGCACACCCGAATCGCCACCATCACTCATATGTTTGTTCAGCTCGCATCCAAAATCAAGACCATGTCGCCCGGAACCAAAGAACACAAGGTGCAGCCTCTTGGAAATGATGACTTCATGTGCTTCATAGCAGTTTCATGCTGCTAGCATATTTACACTTTGTTCTACTTTTAATAGGTAATGGAAGATCAAATTTTAGAAAAATACAACAAGTATCGAAAGGTAAGAAACCCTATGTATAAATTTCCTTTTTAAATTTGCGTTTTTACTATGAAAACCGATTCAATATTGAAATGTGTAgtgctttttgtgtgtaaagaggctttttttttttttcaatttaaaaactttttttttcagtaacatttaatttaaatactttttttgcattatgTACACTACTagttagtatttatttatttattcattttaatggccTTAGACGGATTGTTTAATGTGGATTTGTTTTATAATTGGCCCAAATAAATatcttgtcaaatatttttttttaattaatcgacTTGACTATGTGTATGCTAGATCTGATCTATAGTACTAGTTAGTAGTACTTAACATTTAATACGGTCAGGTATTTGTGTCATATCTTATTGGATGTCACATTGTTACGTAATGGGTTGTCTCTGTCCACAGAAGTTTCCAGGTTACCAGGAAGAGAAAAAGCGCTGCGAATATCTGCACCAGAAACTGTCGTTCATCAAGCAGCTCATCGTGGACTATGACGTCTCTCACACCGCCTCGTAGCGCCGGCTCTCCCTTCGCGTTGGATTCAGTGCAATGGGAAGATTTCCATGAACAATATCAGGTCCACGTGTGATGGAAAGGAGCAGAAGcgcagatgttttattttttaattcccccAAAAGCGGTCCAAGGAGAGAGACGTTAAACTCACAATCCTCTAGGCGCATCCACCAGGATCATTGGAAGCCATTTTAATGGAAGCCAAACGCGCCTGTTACACTTATCAACACACATCAGAGTTGCCTCCTTTGAAATGTTCCAAGAAAGCCTTCTGGTCTGCTGCTTAGCTGGTGCCTCTTTTCTCTTTTAGCATTGACATTTTgctattttcttttctggacGATATACTAAAGctatatattatatttgtatagtTACAAACCCTTCATCTCTATGATTTCTACTCTAATGCAGCTAATTTTCTTTAAGATGCCCCCCAAATTGCACTTGTATAAATCAGCGGTGGGGAAACTTTGCTATCAGTTTTCTATAAAGTCCTCCATCCTAAATTTATGAAAACATGATGCATtggtcacatttttattatgttaTGTGCATCTGTGGCTTCAATGTCTTTTTAGAACTGCCACTCTaaggtttttatttgtttttagaaagACATGCCAGGCTGGATTAAATACCGTCACTAGCCCTGGGATGCCTACTCCTTAACTGAAGTATTTATTGAGCACACTCTTTCACTTCCTCTCATAATCGACTACTGGTGGAATATATATCGGGCAGCATGATTAGACTTCCTCCCTCTGTACTGGAACAAAGTATTTTTCTCTGAAATgctgatgtatttattttaagacgGCCTTCTACCGTCCTCTATTGCAGCCTGTGTAGATTACAGGTCACGTGATGTTATCGAAGCACTGGCAGAAGGAGCGGAATAACTTTTTCGCCTTATGTAACGCTAAGTCCCTTTTACACTGCCTATAAGGAGCCAGCATCTCCCTCCCCCATGTCATTGTTGTATATAACCAGCACGAACACGGATTAGGGGAGGAATTCTGTTTTCGGAGCACCTCTGTGTGGAATAATTCTGCCTTTTGTGTTGAAAGCCATTTGCTGGCAAGTATTTCACAGGTCACACCAAACTGTCATGTACAAGTGCTTCTCattaaatttgaatattgtggAAAATAATTTATATCGAAATCCGAAATGGACTTTTACTTCAAAATTATAGAATTTACTGGAGTTAGGAATAGAAAAGTGgaattgggtttaaaaaaaaataaaaattaacccGGGCTCGGGACTGGCAGTACTTGGGTAGTGGGGTACTCGCTGAGAATTGAACCTGCACCCTCTGGACAAAAGACAGCAGCATGAACCACTACCCACACCTGTACATACACTGAATGTAGTATTTAGTGCAAATTGGTTGTTCAAAGTCAATCCAGCAATTTTCTGCCTTCCTGAAGTAAAAAGGTCAAAGCTATACCAGGTAGGTGCCCTTTTGTGCCCACGCCCTTTTTTGTTGAAAGTAACAGTCGCTGTCTGACATACTGTGGCATATTATCACAAATGTACACTTTTGATGCAGCGTCCAGCAAAAATACTGCCACATGGACTTTGTCTTCAAGAGTGTTATCTCACATTTAAAACACATTCCACAACCAGAATATTGGGACTTTTGGAAGGTTGCAAAGCATGATGATACTGTGActaacagtttttaaaaaaaaaaaaaaaaatcacatctttACTGTAAATCCAAGCATTTGATTCACTCACAGATGATGACTGAAGTGATCATTAGAAATGGTTGGTTCAGGGAATAATGAAGCCATATtggtaaacaaaataaaagcatgcattTGCCACATGATGCTATACTTTTGTCTGATCATTGTCGCCCAGAAATTGCTGCAAGCTAGTGATATTTTCTCTTACTACTCGTCttactttgggtgagaggcaagCCTGGATGTGTCACCAATCAATAACAAACTAAAAGTAGTTTTCCCCCCTCGCATTTTAAAATAGCTGGCTTTGtgcccccaaattttttttaaaaaagcagtgTCTATTAAAACTGAATCATTCCATCCAAATTCAGCTCTTATTGCGTGGGTACTCGTTATACCAAACAATTTTAGACAGATGAGTGTATTTGACCTGTTGCTCGCTTCCCCTCCCTAACCTCCCGACATCGTCCCATAACTACAGTAAATCGTTTCCATGGAGACATTGCCATGACGACAGGCACGCTCACGCTAAATTTTAGTTACGGTGTGGGAGTCGTCTGACATAAGCGAACATATTAAATGCTACACTTTTGTCTAATCTGTTTTAAAAGGACACCACCGATTTGTAAGTAAACAAGCTGATCATTAAAACTAGCTAGCCTGGCAATAAATGGCGCTTTGCCACGGATGTTTTAGCATTAGCTTGAATTCaacagttagcattagctagctgAACTCTATAGGTTGACCTCGCTGTACTTATCAGATGTGCGTCATATGGTTGTTCATTAGGCTTGTCCATATGGATTTTCTTTATTAGGGTTGTCCATGTATAACAGAAAAGTATCGACAGAGTCCGAAATGACGGCTACTGGTAATGCGAGGAAATTCATAAAGAAAACAGCCACGTACCTGACCAGTGCCTCACAGGTAAGCACTTTGAAataattgtcattttgtttaCCTATACAGTGGCGTTTATTTCATCAACTGCAAATAGTACAGGTAATGCATTTTATGCATTGGGGGTGTCATTTGTTTTAGTCATAAAAATGAGGCTACTCATActcatttttcatttgattcattttgattttgccCAACAAGTGTTGGATGGGGTTAAAGCAAAACTTCAGGTTACTGCCAAAGTGATCCGCACACGTTATCTTGcacaaaatttgatttattttgcaaaatatTTACTTCTCATTTTCTTCCGTGCCCCCTTAGGGCCTCACTGTTTCTAAATattacatatttacatattgtAAATATGACATTTCATTGCTGCAAACAGTGCGCAATTAACTAGTTTGCACAACTGCGTGAGAATTTGTAATCACGTACAAAAAGGCAGGCTTATCAACGCACAGTACTGTTAATACCATCATTTTAGATGATCACAGTAagaacaaatatttactgtacttaTGACTGCACTGCTGCATTAGCACAGGTAGCGTATGAAGCATTCAGACTTGCATAAATGTGGGATCTATGGGATGACGTGTATTTTGCATGTTGTCAGAGctactgaagaggaataaaattatttgtcctctttgcgtgttccaaaaatatgaagacagatttaatgtaagaaaaaacacctttgcaaagatgatttaataaaaaaaacagagatctctggacaacgtgacagactccaaacatcaaaTAACAGGTGTAATTTGAGAgtccgaatgtgtctcttccgcgtgtaaaatggcttcttatagttaaacagaccgcctctctttcatttgtagacaaaacatactctctgggtacttttccgtgagtgatggcgaaaacagagtcaggggtgtgtgtgttcgaagcagattttgttctcaaggactaaatgtgttttcgcacagaacgctgagaaggaatttttttagaccaaataaTTTACCATCTTAGGTtgaggtcaaattatactgagttcaacactacctcacatctacaaaacatttcgacatggttaatataaagaattaaaatgttaataatgtataacaatggttaatatatgaaaataaagaatttaaatgttattaatatCTAACACTACTTCCATTAATTTCGTTTTGCCTTGCCTTTTGTCTGTCATCCTGCAGCTTCCAGAGAACACCAATTGCCTGGCGTGTTCAGATGACGGCACATACCTCAGCCTGGGTCACTCCGGGGGCTTTTCTGTGTGGTCTGCGAGTAGTCTGAGCCGCGAGGCCGAGTGGCTGCAGGACAAGCTCGAGATAACTTCCATTCAGATGACCCGCACCAGTCAAACTGCCTATTTGCTGGGAACGATTGACGATATGGGTTGGTCCAATGCGCTTGGCCTTTCTATGTCATTAGATGACCTCAGCACATTCATCATTTCACCATTTGTGTCTTCCATCCCAGGTAAAGTTAATTAGTGAAAACGGTGTGTCTTCTCAGGTGTTGCCAGAGTCTTTGTGTATAACTTGGAGGGCATTTATTCTTTTAGTGTTATCAACATGCTGGTGAGTTTTGTGAAAACAGTGCTATGGATGCATTTATACGGAATTTATATCATATTTGATGCACTTTTTCTTATTTCAGGACGATATTAGCAAGAGGAGTGTTTGCTTGTACTTTGAACTGTCTAAAGGAGGCGAACATGGTGCTATAATAATGAGGTGTaagttgattattattttcattttaccatttttattCTGATGTTTCTGAAGTTGTAATTCAGACttcatatttgaacacaacATTCAATATCTCCTTTCAGGCAACAGTGATATTTGGCTTGAAATCTATTATTTTCCTGTGCAGGACTGGCTGAGAGAGTTAAAGGTATGTATAGTTAGGTATAGTAATACTGTACTATTTACTATACCAAACTTATTTCCAAATCTCTTTAAGCATGTTATAGAACATACCGTACTGTACACAatgttgtgaaaatgtattttctctcTTCCAAATTACCATAGTAAGTTTTGGCCTAGTTTCCCTGTTGTAACCATGGACTCTTGCATACTCACTGTTTAACACCAGTGGATTtgcataaatcacattttcccccaatatttttatttgtattttttttaaataattttgtggGATGGGGGTTTGGGCCACTATTTTCCCTCCGTTATTCattgaaaatacaaattgaatgtttatcagcgtttttttaagaatttttggggttggggaaaaaaatcaatgggtggtaattaaacacaaatgtttgcttttgtggCGGCCCTTACCTTATATGGCCTAAGATATGTATACTTcgtattttaaaattaaatcagGTCTCTTCAATTTTAAACTGCATAATGTTGAAttgcatgtacaaaaaaataataataatttgaatcataattgtgtttttacagGATCCCAAAATTTCAGCCAACATGAAATGGTCTTCTGCTGTTCGGGTGAATAGAGTCAATCCATCAACAGGTAGTATTAGCTCAAATAACAATAAACTTTATACAGTGCATTATTGCTGAATAAGGCGGAGCAACATGCAATTCGTAATCCAGAAAATAAGACGGTATGCTTTTGctgtttttcagcaaacacaACAGAGGTCCCCACCATCTTGTCTCACTTTTTAGTTTTGGATGAAATAAGTGAGCCACCAaggtaaaacacacacacacacacataaggaaAGCTGAGACAGACTGTTACCAATTTTGCTTAATATTTTCCAGACACTGCACTCCACACTTTCTTCTACGATGTGGTCACTCTTGTGAAAAGGATAAAGCAAAGCCAGGTTTGTAAAGACATTTGACACCATTATCTTTTTCAAGACAGTGACGTTCGTTACCTTTTTTTTAGCAAGTCTTCTAAGGGAAAGTAATAGATTTTCTGACCAATTTCATTGTGTCATAGGATCCCCGCTTTCTGTCTGTTTTTGGTGGAATGGAAGTTACAACCTTCTCTACTTGACACTATCCAAAACagccaaggccaaacaaggtCAATATAGATCTTTAATACAATTTGATATAAAAGCTAATGAGCTGCATCACTCTTCTGTTTCGGAGCAGATCCTGAACGTCCACCATTGGTTCTGTGGCCCAACGCAGCTGAAATCATCTGCTCCGCCGTCAGTAGGTGCACTCGTTTCATTGCACTGGGCCTCAGCAATGATTTGCTGTGTGTCTGGGACAGGCTGTCTGGTGAGTATGTAGATCATAAATCATCAAATTAATAGaatagcgagagagagaaagagtggTAAATACTGCCAATCCAACTATTTGCACTTTGAATCCCACCTGAATCAGACAACATACACttgcactattttttatttaaaaaaaatctacctcAAGATGCGCTccttgcaaaaaacaaaaacaaaaaaaaaaattcaagaagggatttaaagttattttatcTTTGCCACTGCCACAGTATTGCTTGTTCTTGTAAAACCTCTTAGTCCTCTGAAAGACATTTTGTCTTGCCTACACAGGAGACATGTGCCAggaagattattattataattaaagtTATTAGAAAAGTCAATGGAGGAGATGATTAAAAAGATTGGTACAAGGGATTGTCTCACTCATGCCAAGTCTCTTTTGTTACTGTGTGTCAAAAGCTCAGCATGATTGCTATTCGCTTCGTCTAACCACTTAGCAGTGCTTGTTAGCGTGCTACAAAAGCAGCGACCTAGTTACTCTGCGGCGTCAGTCTTATGTGATAGCataaaaagttacatttataTTATCTATGGCCAACAATCTTACAGTATGTGATCTAGGACTGGGTAATATGGCCttaaaatgaccccccccccccaaaaaaaaaaaaaacaatttatcatttAATAGATTTTTCCGCTTTGCTTACAGAAATGGCattatttattacttttcattttttcttttgtgtgatCTGCTTTATTTTCTCTTATACTAATACCAAATAAGCTTTGAAACACTTTTCTTTCTTAGTATTATTTAGCATCAAGCTCCAGAGAAAtaatggaaaacaaaacaaacaaacaaaaatcttaaaaatgtgtgcTTTCTGTTAGGGAAAAAATAACGATCCTAACCTTTAACAATAGCATAATAAGTTGAGTCATCACTAGGGCTATCACtaaaaaatctttttagaatcgaCTTTTTGATCGATTGTTCCATTATTCCATTGCTGGAAGAGTGTCACGTCTGTGCAGAAACACCAAACATTGGTTCCGGGCAGTACAAATATGGTTTTCAAATGATTAGTTAGAgttaatggggtagatgccacggacttccgggttccaCAAATCAGCGTCGTTTctggccactgatggccgcgttccaacacttgcacccccacccctgcgccccacACACTGCACACTCGCAcccgggaacgcgcaaccgaggggcacaaaggcggaagcgcaagaactgggacgcagCCCACACgccgcaaacaggaaacggaaacaaagctgatgtgtgaaaaccagaaagtcggaagtcccgcctcctccgtggcatttGGTCGACACAATTGAGTTGGTTGACTTATTTTCCCAGCCTTAGTCACCAAGCTGCATGGGTCAGCTGgttcatgtgatttttttcttcatggagAACTGTACAGGTGAGTCAAAGCTACCTCAGAAATTTTTTTGCATAGTAGCATATACATTAGGTCCAAATTTCCAACATGGCAAT
This portion of the Vanacampus margaritifer isolate UIUO_Vmar chromosome 4, RoL_Vmar_1.0, whole genome shotgun sequence genome encodes:
- the LOC144050850 gene encoding RNA polymerase II elongation factor ELL2-like isoform X1, coding for MASLGQDFRYGLSCGKNNNSGNNKHGPNTTLYHVKLTDSAIRALEVYQNLKANLPSEPSICFEGSQGYIKLPAPTAESPNAVRVFSFYLSSDCKDQPQASFDCIHQYVSSDGREQLEGQGVIQDKITVCATEDSYQMTRERMSQVEKDSWSRSAIEIKPGATHPNKSVKIHKRPPIGSASDSGFWKPPAPSRWSGSMASVHQKPLRERIIHLLALKSYRKPELLLWLERERVGPKDKAELGAILEEVAKVNPKDSSYLLKDDFYKYLRRDWPGYSEEERQLISRLLSRKFQPYVHGHSKNPQANESIAKPSEDRMLLHHCQTKNPVVKRPVPADSLQALAAKRQRQSDHRTQQQPVVNGHLNNKGAPVTAPLSFHTKPDFQGTNNTGGSYVGDHQHGSPLAPKVSSKISETNKNRTKAISHEPPPAESECAQQQRKKKSKKHKEKERERLKGHQDKTWSTDSPDLKHDQDKLGNCDITNDMDLVEKPDYVHTYVRITSAEQRQQYQEDFSAEYDEYKDLHTRIATITHMFVQLASKIKTMSPGTKEHKVMEDQILEKYNKYRKKFPGYQEEKKRCEYLHQKLSFIKQLIVDYDVSHTAS
- the LOC144050850 gene encoding RNA polymerase II elongation factor ELL2-like isoform X2; translated protein: MASLGQDFRYGLSCGKNNNSGNNKHGPNTTLYHVKLTDSAIRALEVYQNLKANLPSEPSICFEGSQGYIKLPAPTAESPNAVRVFSFYLSSDCKDQPQASFDCIHQYVSSDGREQLEGQGVIQDKITVCATEDSYQMTRERMSQVEKDSWSRSAIEIKPGATHPNKSVKIHKRPPIGSASDSGFWKPPAPSRWSGSMASVHQKPLRERIIHLLALKSYRKPELLLWLERERVGPKDKAELGAILEEVAKVNPKDSSYLLKDDFYKYLRRDWPGYSEEERQLISRKFQPYVHGHSKNPQANESIAKPSEDRMLLHHCQTKNPVVKRPVPADSLQALAAKRQRQSDHRTQQQPVVNGHLNNKGAPVTAPLSFHTKPDFQGTNNTGGSYVGDHQHGSPLAPKVSSKISETNKNRTKAISHEPPPAESECAQQQRKKKSKKHKEKERERLKGHQDKTWSTDSPDLKHDQDKLGNCDITNDMDLVEKPDYVHTYVRITSAEQRQQYQEDFSAEYDEYKDLHTRIATITHMFVQLASKIKTMSPGTKEHKVMEDQILEKYNKYRKKFPGYQEEKKRCEYLHQKLSFIKQLIVDYDVSHTAS
- the wdr93 gene encoding WD repeat-containing protein 93, which produces MLHFCLICFKRTPPIWLSMYNRKVSTESEMTATGNARKFIKKTATYLTSASQLPENTNCLACSDDGTYLSLGHSGGFSVWSASSLSREAEWLQDKLEITSIQMTRTSQTAYLLGTIDDMGVARVFVYNLEGIYSFSVINMLDDISKRSVCLYFELSKGGEHGAIIMRCNSDIWLEIYYFPVQDWLRELKDPKISANMKWSSAVRVNRVNPSTANTTEVPTILSHFLVLDEISEPPRHCTPHFLLRCGHSCEKDKAKPGSPLSVCFWWNGSYNLLYLTLSKTAKAKQDPERPPLVLWPNAAEIICSAVSRCTRFIALGLSNDLLCVWDRLSGSPLSISGVSTDSAFLRLHFVDYWPPCADNTQALIAGEIHLVTLCESGAIHVLSTGREIATSTVELSPRPKDGAEQPTFTASVPFLQGLSLVVCRNGKMFLQDVVNRATVCVLSLPSHHQLATPCNPIYSLNVKQRVLFIRADQEPIPGTSSLDDPSQNRLLLLRFDEHDAMKPYVISHLESPWQQKTSVVTGEDACNLYLQHRALSMDERHKAITQTWKRLRCAITT